Proteins found in one Desulfatirhabdium butyrativorans DSM 18734 genomic segment:
- a CDS encoding cold-shock protein, giving the protein MANGIVKWFNDSKGFGFIEQENGKDVFVHHSAINATGFKSLSEGDRVTFDVVQGPKGPAAANVTRV; this is encoded by the coding sequence ATGGCAAATGGAATCGTGAAATGGTTCAACGACAGCAAGGGTTTTGGGTTCATTGAGCAGGAAAATGGAAAAGATGTTTTCGTACATCATTCTGCAATCAATGCAACCGGTTTTAAATCCCTGTCCGAAGGTGATCGTGTCACCTTCGACGTGGTGCAAGGCCCCAAAGGCCCCGCAGCCGCCAACGTCACACGGGTCTGA
- a CDS encoding archease: MKQPIYECIDHTADMGIRIFGKNLPEVFSNAALALCDLLIDCQYDSKIETRTISVKNTDWETLLISWLRELLYIWVTRKGYVIRVRRIELSEYQLTGQIDFGYYEPGACELRHDIKAVTYHQIEVTPVENGYRAQVIFDV, from the coding sequence ATGAAACAACCCATCTACGAATGCATCGATCATACAGCCGACATGGGCATACGGATTTTCGGAAAGAACCTGCCGGAAGTGTTCTCGAATGCAGCCCTTGCCCTGTGCGACCTTCTGATCGATTGTCAATACGATTCAAAGATCGAAACCCGCACGATATCGGTCAAAAATACAGATTGGGAAACCCTTTTGATATCCTGGCTTCGGGAGTTGCTCTACATTTGGGTCACCAGAAAAGGGTATGTCATCCGCGTGCGGCGAATCGAGCTTTCGGAATATCAATTGACCGGTCAGATCGACTTTGGCTATTATGAACCCGGTGCATGTGAATTGCGGCACGATATCAAGGCAGTTACCTATCACCAGATCGAAGTGACGCCTGTCGAAAATGGTTACCGGGCTCAGGTCATCTTCGATGTATAG